The Candidatus Poribacteria bacterium genome contains a region encoding:
- a CDS encoding ParB/RepB/Spo0J family partition protein yields the protein MMNTIQMIDVTAIDPDSTINVRRQGVEENVKKVKASIKQHGYWPDQPIVIRPHPDTHSTYDYQNVTGQCRLKACLALGLKEIPAFIEKLNDDEAIQRSWGENEARESLSASDKAYWTEKIYKQYEGNGHTANEAMKLAAEFLGVEVITIQKYYRLVYLPKTVMEMVNSKVLTETAADAIATNTIDSYNIERSKQAMEDRASWYLGLGRDDRKHAIETIKQLGNKASITDLNANLKKRREESRLVVEYAIPTELYDDLLQWGIERGLDNERVIIGHMIAETLKR from the coding sequence ATGATGAACACAATTCAGATGATTGATGTAACTGCCATTGATCCAGATAGCACAATCAACGTGCGTCGGCAAGGTGTAGAAGAAAATGTTAAGAAAGTGAAAGCGTCTATCAAACAACACGGGTATTGGCCAGATCAACCGATTGTCATTCGCCCGCATCCTGATACTCATTCTACATACGACTATCAGAATGTTACGGGGCAATGCAGGTTAAAGGCGTGTTTAGCACTCGGTCTGAAAGAAATTCCTGCGTTTATAGAGAAGTTGAACGACGATGAAGCTATTCAGCGTTCATGGGGCGAAAATGAAGCTCGTGAGAGTCTCTCAGCGAGTGACAAAGCATACTGGACGGAAAAGATTTATAAGCAATACGAGGGCAACGGACATACGGCAAATGAGGCAATGAAACTTGCCGCGGAATTCCTTGGTGTAGAAGTTATCACAATTCAGAAGTATTATCGCCTTGTCTATTTGCCAAAAACTGTTATGGAGATGGTAAACAGTAAGGTACTTACTGAAACCGCCGCGGATGCGATTGCGACAAATACAATTGACTCGTATAACATAGAGCGAAGCAAACAAGCAATGGAAGACCGAGCCTCATGGTATCTTGGACTTGGTAGGGATGATCGGAAGCATGCTATTGAAACCATAAAGCAGTTGGGAAACAAGGCTTCTATTACTGATTTGAATGCTAATCTCAAAAAAAGACGAGAAGAGTCCAGGCTTGTTGTAGAATATGCAATTCCAACTGAATTGTATGACGATTTGCTACAATGGGGAATAGAGAGAGGTTTGGATAATGAGCGAGTTATCATAGGTCACATGATAGCAGAAACTCTTAAGAGGTAA